A region of Ferrimicrobium sp. DNA encodes the following proteins:
- a CDS encoding dihydroorotate dehydrogenase: protein MTDAVDLGVTLGTQRLRNPIMTAAGTAGYGVEFSNVIDLSVLGAHVVKSLAIFAHAGNPRPRLAPLPGGMLNAVGLPGPGVQGWLREYYPPLLRSGANFGVSIWGRTIDEYVEALEVLLAGAPEVAFVELNISCPNTEAGDRLFAHDAKATTAIVRRCRRVCTQDLFVKLSPNTEHVVEVATAAIEAGASGLVAINTVFGQWLRGGEPVLGTRRGGGLSGSQIHGIALRIVADLRAHFPDIPIVGVGGISTVDTVISMLAVGADAVQIGTANFVDPRRPQLLVEELAARLRSIGSDSLREYLMDLRNS from the coding sequence TATGGGGTTGAGTTCTCCAACGTCATCGATCTCAGTGTGCTTGGTGCCCATGTGGTCAAGTCGCTCGCTATCTTTGCTCACGCGGGTAACCCGAGACCACGACTCGCACCCCTGCCAGGTGGCATGTTGAACGCGGTGGGATTGCCAGGTCCTGGTGTTCAGGGTTGGTTGCGCGAGTACTACCCTCCGCTGCTCCGGTCAGGTGCGAACTTCGGGGTGAGTATTTGGGGGAGGACCATCGACGAGTATGTCGAGGCGCTCGAGGTGTTGCTCGCGGGAGCCCCAGAGGTCGCCTTTGTCGAGCTCAACATCTCCTGTCCGAACACTGAAGCAGGTGATCGGCTGTTTGCTCATGATGCCAAGGCAACCACGGCTATCGTTCGTCGATGCCGGCGGGTCTGCACGCAGGATCTCTTTGTCAAGCTCTCTCCCAATACCGAGCACGTGGTCGAGGTCGCAACCGCGGCGATAGAGGCCGGGGCGAGCGGTCTCGTCGCCATCAACACCGTCTTTGGGCAGTGGTTGCGAGGTGGGGAACCTGTGCTCGGTACGCGCCGCGGTGGCGGTCTCTCTGGCTCGCAAATTCACGGAATCGCTTTGCGTATTGTTGCTGACCTACGAGCCCACTTCCCTGATATTCCTATTGTTGGGGTAGGCGGTATTAGTACCGTGGATACTGTTATTAGCATGCTGGCGGTAGGGGCGGATGCTGTGCAAATCGGGACGGCCAACTTCGTCGACCCTCGCCGCCCGCAATTGCTTGTTGAGGAGCTAGCGGCTAGGCTGAGAAGCATCGGCAGTGACTCCCTTCGCGAATATCTGATGGATCTCCGAAACTCATAG